From Streptomyces sp. NBC_01754, a single genomic window includes:
- a CDS encoding ABC transporter permease, whose amino-acid sequence MTSILPAEAAQRAPGPPVRDTAGRPGTSTRTAPAPLAPRARLLPSLAAVYRAQLSRARVARIPLLFVATFQSVGIMVLMRGVVDGGTEARAVVAGSSVLVVAFVALNLLAQYFGQLRAGGGLDHYATLPVPPAAVVLGAAGAYASFTVPGTVVTAVAGSVLFGLPLTHLWVLVAVIPLSGAALSGLGAALGLLAPRAELATLLGQLGMSAALLLGVLPAERLPGPVGWARDLLPSTYGVEALSRSFDAHPDWALVGFDLAVCAAVGVLSLAVATWAYRRAAVR is encoded by the coding sequence GTGACGAGCATCCTTCCCGCGGAGGCCGCGCAGAGGGCGCCCGGACCGCCGGTCCGGGACACCGCCGGCCGGCCGGGTACCTCCACGCGTACCGCCCCCGCCCCCCTCGCGCCGCGGGCCCGGCTGCTGCCCTCGCTGGCCGCGGTCTACCGGGCGCAGCTGTCCCGGGCGCGGGTGGCCCGGATCCCGCTGCTGTTCGTCGCGACCTTCCAGTCCGTCGGGATCATGGTGCTGATGCGCGGGGTCGTCGACGGCGGCACCGAGGCGCGGGCGGTCGTCGCCGGTTCCAGCGTGCTGGTCGTGGCCTTCGTCGCGCTCAACCTGCTCGCCCAGTACTTCGGCCAGCTCCGCGCGGGCGGCGGCCTCGACCACTACGCCACCCTGCCGGTGCCGCCGGCCGCGGTGGTGCTGGGGGCGGCGGGCGCGTACGCCTCCTTCACCGTGCCGGGGACCGTGGTCACGGCGGTGGCGGGCAGTGTGCTGTTCGGGCTGCCCCTGACCCACCTCTGGGTCCTGGTCGCCGTCATCCCGCTGTCCGGGGCCGCGCTGTCCGGCCTGGGGGCGGCGCTGGGGCTGTTGGCGCCGCGGGCCGAGCTGGCGACGCTGCTCGGGCAGCTGGGCATGTCCGCGGCGCTGCTGCTGGGCGTGCTGCCCGCCGAGCGGCTTCCGGGGCCGGTCGGCTGGGCGCGTGACCTGCTGCCGTCGACGTACGGGGTGGAGGCCTTGTCCCGGTCCTTCGACGCCCACCCGGACTGGGCGCTGGTGGGCTTCGACCTCGCGGTGTGTGCCGCGGTGGGTGTGCTGTCGCTGGCCGTGGCCACATGGGCGTACCGGCGGGCCGCGGTGCGCTGA
- a CDS encoding oxidoreductase — protein MTEPHDGEIPDGLSAAELGMWQSFRNGTTYDLRTRDPVRDDPFAPFPWGPERSVDARTVARLLLDGPPARPGRVAALKLRGVRIAGKLDLAGGRVSPYVEFTGCRFEQEVVLPECRFTTLRMVGCSVPRLDAARLHTEGDLHLPRCRVERGIRLTDAQIGTDLLLNQLSVGPDRRGRAFVGDGMSVAQDLQAEMIETRGELSLRGATVGGSLSLRGSRLRAVDGRRALNAPQLSVERTLYMTEAWVSVETGNQGTTPPYGIAHGSGPVPGTLAQVFECRGAVRLDDGRFGDAVDLHKARFVLGGPEELSLRRIVTPELRFNAERPEKGRVVLNGARVVTLIDVSTSWPGPGGLAMGGFVYENLVPYGHFPLSRRLEWVLAATPEYVPEPYERLATVLRSCGEDADAREVLLAKQRRRRETLPAAGRAWGYLQDWAVAYGYRPGRALVWMAVLWAAGTVAFSRCQPLAIKDDEHPQWNAALFALDLLVPVIDLGQAGYWRLEGGWQWTAAGLVLAGWILATTVATGASRLLRRN, from the coding sequence GTGACCGAACCGCACGACGGAGAGATCCCCGACGGCCTCAGCGCCGCCGAGCTCGGTATGTGGCAGTCCTTCCGCAACGGCACGACCTACGACCTGCGCACCCGCGATCCGGTGCGTGACGACCCCTTCGCCCCGTTCCCCTGGGGTCCCGAGCGCAGTGTGGACGCGCGTACGGTGGCACGCCTGCTCCTGGACGGTCCGCCGGCGCGCCCGGGGCGGGTGGCCGCGCTCAAGCTCAGGGGCGTGCGGATCGCCGGGAAGCTGGACCTGGCGGGCGGCAGGGTCTCCCCGTACGTGGAGTTCACGGGGTGCCGCTTCGAGCAGGAGGTCGTCCTGCCCGAGTGCCGCTTCACGACGCTGCGGATGGTGGGCTGCTCGGTGCCGAGGCTGGACGCCGCGCGGCTGCACACGGAGGGCGATCTGCATCTGCCGCGCTGCCGGGTCGAGCGGGGCATCCGGCTGACCGACGCCCAGATCGGCACGGACCTGCTGCTCAACCAGCTCTCCGTGGGGCCGGACCGGCGGGGCCGCGCCTTCGTCGGCGACGGGATGTCGGTGGCGCAGGACCTACAGGCTGAGATGATCGAGACCCGTGGCGAGCTGAGCCTGCGCGGGGCGACCGTCGGGGGCTCGCTGAGCCTGCGCGGCAGCCGGCTGCGGGCCGTGGACGGGCGACGCGCCCTGAACGCCCCGCAGCTCAGCGTGGAGCGCACGCTGTACATGACCGAGGCCTGGGTGAGCGTGGAGACGGGTAACCAGGGCACCACTCCCCCCTACGGCATCGCGCACGGCTCGGGCCCGGTCCCCGGGACGCTTGCCCAGGTGTTCGAGTGCCGGGGCGCGGTGCGGCTGGACGACGGGCGGTTCGGGGACGCGGTGGACCTCCACAAGGCCCGGTTCGTCCTGGGCGGGCCGGAGGAGCTGTCACTGCGCCGGATCGTCACACCCGAACTGCGCTTCAACGCGGAGCGTCCGGAGAAGGGCCGGGTGGTGCTCAACGGCGCGAGGGTGGTGACGCTGATCGACGTCTCGACCAGCTGGCCCGGCCCGGGCGGGCTGGCCATGGGCGGCTTCGTGTACGAGAACCTCGTCCCGTACGGCCACTTCCCGCTCTCCCGCCGCCTGGAGTGGGTGCTGGCCGCGACCCCGGAGTACGTACCGGAGCCGTACGAGCGCCTCGCGACCGTGCTGCGCAGCTGCGGGGAGGACGCGGACGCCCGCGAGGTCCTGCTCGCCAAGCAGCGCCGCCGCCGAGAGACGCTGCCGGCGGCGGGCCGGGCCTGGGGCTACCTCCAGGACTGGGCGGTGGCGTACGGCTACCGGCCGGGGCGGGCCCTGGTGTGGATGGCGGTGCTGTGGGCCGCGGGGACGGTGGCGTTCTCGCGGTGCCAGCCACTGGCGATCAAGGACGACGAGCATCCGCAGTGGAACGCCGCGCTGTTCGCGCTGGATCTGCTGGTGCCGGTGATCGATCTCGGGCAGGCCGGTTACTGGCGGCTGGAGGGCGGCTGGCAGTGGACGGCCGCGGGCCTCGTCCTGGCGGGTTGGATACTGGCCACCACGGTGGCGACGGGCGCCTCCCGGCTGCTGCGCCGGAACTGA
- the hisD gene encoding histidinol dehydrogenase, which yields MIPRIDLRGTALPEGGDLRDLLLRAEFDVEAALETVRPICEDVRHRGSAAVIEWGEKFDGVRPGALRVPAAAITAALEELEPAVRAALEESIRRARLVHREQRRTTHTTQVVPGGTVTEKWVPVERVGLYVPGGRSVYPSSVVMNVVPAQEAGVEGVAVASPPQKGLSDNGWGVGLPHPTILAACALLGVDEVYAAGGAQAVAMFAYGTEDCLPVNLVTGPGNIYVAAAKRLLKGRVGIDAEAGPTEIAILADAGADPVHVAADLISQAEHDPMAAAVLVTDSEELAAATEAELASQVAAAKHVTDRIEPALTGRQSAIVLVADIEDGLKVVDAYAAEHLEIQTADAAAVAGRVRNAGAVFVGPYAPVSLGDYCAGSNHVLPTGGCACHSSGLSVQSFLRGIHIIDYSRDALAEVAHHVVTLAEAEDLPAHGAAIKARFGWKVPQQ from the coding sequence GTGATCCCTCGAATCGATCTGCGCGGCACCGCCCTCCCCGAGGGCGGCGACCTGCGCGACCTGCTGCTCCGTGCCGAGTTCGACGTGGAGGCCGCCCTGGAGACGGTGCGGCCGATCTGCGAGGACGTGCGCCATCGTGGCTCCGCGGCAGTGATCGAGTGGGGAGAGAAGTTCGACGGCGTCCGCCCCGGCGCGCTGCGGGTCCCGGCCGCCGCGATCACCGCCGCCCTGGAGGAGCTCGAACCCGCCGTACGCGCGGCGCTGGAGGAGTCGATCCGCCGTGCCCGCCTCGTCCACCGCGAGCAGCGCCGCACCACGCACACCACCCAGGTCGTCCCCGGCGGCACGGTCACCGAGAAGTGGGTGCCCGTCGAACGCGTCGGGCTCTACGTCCCGGGCGGACGCTCGGTCTACCCGTCCTCCGTCGTGATGAACGTCGTCCCCGCCCAGGAGGCGGGCGTCGAGGGCGTCGCCGTCGCCTCCCCGCCGCAGAAGGGCCTCTCCGACAACGGATGGGGCGTCGGACTGCCCCACCCGACGATCCTGGCCGCCTGCGCCCTGCTCGGCGTCGACGAGGTGTACGCGGCCGGAGGCGCCCAGGCCGTCGCGATGTTCGCGTACGGCACCGAGGACTGCCTGCCCGTCAACCTGGTCACCGGCCCCGGAAACATCTACGTCGCCGCCGCCAAGCGCCTGCTCAAGGGCCGCGTCGGCATCGACGCCGAGGCCGGGCCCACCGAGATCGCGATCCTCGCGGACGCGGGCGCCGACCCGGTGCACGTCGCCGCCGACCTCATCAGCCAGGCCGAGCACGACCCGATGGCCGCCGCCGTACTCGTCACCGACTCCGAGGAGCTGGCCGCCGCCACGGAGGCCGAGCTGGCCTCCCAGGTCGCCGCGGCCAAGCACGTCACCGACCGGATCGAACCCGCCCTGACCGGCCGCCAGTCCGCGATCGTCCTGGTCGCGGACATCGAGGACGGCCTGAAGGTCGTCGACGCGTACGCCGCCGAGCACCTGGAGATCCAGACCGCCGACGCCGCCGCCGTCGCCGGCCGGGTCCGCAACGCCGGGGCGGTCTTCGTCGGCCCCTACGCGCCCGTCTCCCTCGGCGACTACTGCGCCGGCTCCAACCACGTCCTGCCCACCGGCGGTTGCGCGTGCCACTCCTCGGGCCTGTCCGTGCAGTCCTTCCTGCGCGGCATCCACATCATCGACTACAGCCGGGACGCGCTCGCGGAGGTCGCCCACCATGTGGTGACCCTCGCCGAGGCGGAGGACCTCCCCGCGCACGGCGCCGCGATCAAGGCCCGGTTCGGATGGAAGGTGCCCCAGCAGTGA
- the hisH gene encoding imidazole glycerol phosphate synthase subunit HisH — MSDRKKTVVVFDYGFGNVRSAERALARVGADVEITRDFDTAMNADGLLVPGVGAFAACMEGLKKARGEWVVGRRLAGGRPVMGICVGMQVLFERGIEHGVETEGLDEWPGTVGPLRADVVPHMGWNTVEAPEGSQLFAGLDAGARYYFVHSYAAHDWSLEVTNAKIRAPKVTWATHGERFVAAVENGALWATQFHPEKSGDAGAQLLTNWIETL; from the coding sequence GTGAGCGACAGGAAGAAGACCGTCGTCGTCTTCGACTACGGCTTCGGCAACGTGCGTTCCGCCGAGCGGGCCCTGGCCCGTGTCGGCGCGGACGTCGAGATCACCCGCGACTTCGACACCGCGATGAACGCCGACGGACTGCTCGTCCCCGGCGTCGGCGCCTTCGCCGCCTGCATGGAGGGGCTCAAAAAGGCCCGCGGCGAATGGGTCGTCGGCCGCAGACTGGCCGGCGGCCGTCCCGTCATGGGCATCTGCGTCGGTATGCAGGTCCTCTTCGAGCGCGGTATCGAGCACGGTGTCGAGACGGAGGGCCTCGACGAGTGGCCCGGCACCGTCGGGCCCCTCAGGGCCGACGTCGTCCCGCACATGGGCTGGAACACCGTCGAGGCCCCCGAGGGCTCCCAGCTCTTCGCCGGCCTCGACGCCGGCGCCCGGTACTACTTCGTGCACTCCTACGCGGCGCACGACTGGTCCCTCGAAGTCACCAACGCCAAGATCCGTGCCCCCAAGGTCACCTGGGCCACGCACGGCGAGCGGTTCGTGGCCGCCGTGGAGAACGGCGCGCTGTGGGCCACCCAGTTCCACCCCGAGAAGTCCGGCGACGCCGGCGCCCAGCTGCTGACCAACTGGATCGAGACGCTGTAA
- a CDS encoding ABC transporter permease has protein sequence MNAPSTPPHQPDPHDPWRAPPSGPHLAPGALAAPTVAERRAELVQGAVTALLLTVVGIGLGLLWLWLAPRVPLVSDDTAVYLKDSEGEEAIGADGTFVLLALGFGLLSAAAVFLLRRRGGIPLVVGLALGGLLGSLVAWRVGTWLGPTSDVVAHAKEVGKGVVFDAPLELRAVGAAILAWPIAAMIVHLLLTWVFGPRDPEPDWGAFWGAGPAQGSGGLPESEDVPGPGAGDGSGGGWPRKS, from the coding sequence GTGAACGCACCGTCGACGCCGCCGCACCAGCCCGACCCCCACGACCCGTGGCGGGCCCCGCCCTCCGGGCCGCACCTCGCGCCCGGCGCCCTGGCGGCGCCGACGGTGGCGGAGCGGCGCGCGGAGCTGGTGCAGGGCGCCGTGACCGCCCTGCTGCTGACGGTGGTGGGCATCGGGCTCGGTCTGCTGTGGCTGTGGCTGGCGCCGCGTGTGCCGCTGGTCTCCGACGACACGGCCGTGTACCTCAAGGACAGCGAGGGCGAGGAGGCCATCGGGGCGGACGGCACCTTCGTGCTGCTGGCCCTCGGTTTCGGCCTGCTGTCCGCCGCGGCCGTCTTCCTCCTGCGCAGGCGCGGCGGCATCCCGCTGGTGGTGGGCCTCGCCCTGGGCGGGCTGCTCGGCTCGCTGGTCGCGTGGAGGGTGGGGACGTGGCTGGGGCCGACGTCGGACGTGGTGGCCCATGCCAAGGAGGTCGGCAAGGGCGTGGTGTTCGACGCGCCGCTGGAGCTGCGTGCGGTGGGGGCGGCGATCCTGGCCTGGCCGATCGCGGCGATGATCGTGCACCTGCTGCTGACGTGGGTGTTCGGGCCGAGGGATCCCGAGCCGGACTGGGGCGCCTTCTGGGGGGCCGGTCCCGCGCAGGGTTCCGGGGGCCTGCCCGAGTCCGAGGACGTGCCTGGTCCCGGGGCGGGGGACGGTTCCGGGGGCGGCTGGCCGCGGAAGTCGTAG
- a CDS encoding histidinol-phosphate transaminase, which yields MEGAPAVTHNPWDELPVRDELRGQSPYGAPQLDVAVRLNTNENPYPLPDALVDRIAERVREAARGLNRYPDRDAVRLRTELARYLTRTAGHPVGPENVWAANGSNEVLQQLLQTFGGPGRTAIGFEPSYSMHALIARGTGTGWISGPRHGDFTIDVDAARKTVAEHRPDVVFVTSPNNPTGTAVDADTVVELYEAAQAAGPAMVVVDEAYGEFSHRPSLLPLIDGRRHLVLSRTMSKAFGAAGLRLGYFAADPAVVDAVQLVRLPYHLSSITQATALAALEHTDTLLGYVDRLKSERDRLVDGLRARGFDVTDSDANFVQFGRFADSHTAWQHILDRGVLVRDNGVPGWLRVTAGTPEENDAFLDAVRELKKEHDA from the coding sequence ATGGAAGGTGCCCCAGCAGTGACGCACAACCCCTGGGACGAGCTCCCCGTCCGCGACGAACTGCGCGGCCAGTCCCCGTACGGGGCGCCCCAGCTCGACGTAGCGGTCCGGCTCAACACCAACGAGAACCCCTACCCGCTGCCCGACGCGCTCGTCGACCGCATCGCCGAACGCGTCCGGGAGGCCGCCCGCGGCCTCAACCGCTACCCCGACCGCGACGCCGTACGGCTGCGCACCGAGCTGGCCCGCTACCTCACCCGCACCGCCGGACACCCGGTCGGTCCGGAGAACGTCTGGGCCGCCAACGGCTCCAACGAGGTCCTCCAGCAGCTGCTCCAGACCTTCGGCGGCCCCGGGCGCACCGCGATCGGCTTCGAGCCCTCGTACTCGATGCACGCCCTCATCGCCCGGGGCACCGGCACCGGCTGGATCTCCGGGCCGCGCCACGGCGACTTCACCATCGACGTCGACGCGGCGAGGAAGACCGTCGCCGAACACCGCCCCGACGTGGTCTTCGTCACCTCGCCCAACAACCCCACCGGCACCGCCGTCGACGCGGACACCGTCGTGGAGCTGTACGAGGCCGCACAGGCCGCCGGACCCGCGATGGTCGTCGTCGACGAGGCGTACGGCGAGTTCAGCCACCGTCCCTCACTGCTCCCGCTGATCGACGGCCGCCGCCACCTGGTGCTCTCGCGCACCATGTCGAAGGCGTTCGGCGCCGCCGGGCTGCGCCTCGGCTACTTCGCCGCCGACCCGGCCGTGGTCGACGCGGTCCAGCTGGTCCGGCTGCCCTACCACCTCTCCTCGATCACCCAGGCCACCGCGCTCGCCGCCCTGGAGCACACCGATACGCTGCTCGGGTACGTCGACCGGCTCAAGAGCGAGCGCGACCGGCTGGTGGACGGACTGCGGGCACGCGGCTTCGACGTCACCGACTCGGACGCCAACTTCGTCCAGTTCGGCCGCTTCGCCGACAGCCACACCGCCTGGCAGCACATCCTCGACCGGGGCGTCCTGGTCCGGGACAACGGCGTACCGGGATGGCTGCGGGTGACCGCGGGAACCCCGGAAGAGAACGACGCGTTCCTCGATGCGGTGCGCGAACTGAAGAAGGAGCACGACGCATGA
- a CDS encoding LON peptidase substrate-binding domain-containing protein gives MTTARLPLFPLNAVLFPGLVLPLNVFEERYRAMMRELAAADEEAPRRFVVVAVRDGRESAPTGTGMPGRAPEPGTVERAPGEGFGPDPIQAFHRVGCVADAAKIRERADGSFEVLATGTVRVRLLSVDASGPYLTAEVEDLPENPAAESDEAEGTSAQEEAAALSEGVLRAFRGYQKRLAGASERSLITGADLPDDPSVVSYLVAAAALLDIPTKQRLLQAPDTATRLREELALLRKETAVIRHLPSLPAIDLTRAPTNPN, from the coding sequence GTGACCACCGCTCGACTGCCTCTCTTCCCGCTGAACGCGGTGCTGTTCCCCGGCCTCGTGCTGCCGCTCAACGTCTTCGAGGAGCGTTATCGCGCCATGATGCGCGAGCTCGCGGCGGCCGACGAGGAGGCACCGCGCCGTTTCGTGGTCGTCGCTGTCCGCGACGGCCGCGAGAGTGCCCCCACGGGTACGGGGATGCCGGGCCGGGCCCCGGAGCCGGGCACCGTCGAACGCGCCCCGGGCGAGGGCTTCGGCCCCGACCCGATCCAGGCCTTCCACCGGGTGGGATGCGTCGCGGACGCGGCGAAGATCCGGGAACGGGCCGACGGCAGCTTCGAGGTCCTGGCGACCGGCACCGTCCGGGTCCGGCTGCTCTCGGTCGACGCGAGCGGCCCGTATCTGACCGCCGAGGTGGAGGATCTCCCGGAGAACCCGGCCGCCGAGAGCGACGAGGCGGAGGGCACGTCCGCGCAGGAGGAGGCGGCGGCCCTCTCCGAAGGCGTTCTGCGGGCGTTCCGCGGCTACCAGAAGCGGCTCGCCGGAGCCAGCGAGCGCTCCCTGATCACCGGGGCGGACCTGCCGGACGACCCGTCGGTCGTCTCGTACCTGGTGGCCGCGGCGGCCCTCTTGGACATCCCGACGAAACAGCGGCTGCTCCAGGCGCCGGACACCGCGACCCGGCTGCGCGAGGAGCTGGCCCTCCTGCGCAAGGAGACGGCCGTCATCCGGCATCTGCCGTCACTGCCGGCCATCGACCTGACCCGCGCCCCCACCAACCCCAACTGA
- the hisB gene encoding imidazoleglycerol-phosphate dehydratase HisB, with protein MSRVGRVERTTKETSVLVEIDLDGTGKVDVATGVGFYDHMLDQLGRHGLFDLTVKTEGDLHIDSHHTIEDTALALGGAFRQALGDKVGIYRFGNCTVPLDESLAQVTVDLSGRPYLVHTEPEKMAPMIGEYDTTMTRHILESFVAQAQIALHVHVPYGRNAHHIVECQFKALARALRYASEHDPRAAGIIPSTKGAL; from the coding sequence ATGAGCCGCGTAGGCAGGGTGGAACGGACCACCAAGGAGACCTCCGTACTCGTCGAGATCGACCTCGACGGCACCGGGAAGGTCGACGTCGCGACCGGCGTCGGTTTCTACGACCACATGCTCGACCAGCTCGGCCGGCACGGGCTGTTCGACCTCACGGTCAAGACCGAGGGCGACCTGCACATCGACTCGCACCACACGATCGAGGACACCGCCCTCGCCCTCGGGGGCGCCTTCCGGCAGGCGCTCGGCGACAAGGTCGGCATCTACCGCTTCGGTAACTGCACGGTCCCCCTGGACGAGTCGCTCGCCCAGGTCACCGTCGACCTCTCCGGCCGCCCCTACCTGGTGCACACCGAGCCGGAGAAGATGGCGCCGATGATCGGCGAGTACGACACGACGATGACCCGGCACATCCTGGAGTCGTTCGTCGCGCAGGCGCAGATCGCCCTGCACGTCCACGTGCCGTACGGGCGCAACGCCCACCACATCGTGGAGTGCCAGTTCAAGGCCCTGGCCCGCGCCCTGCGGTACGCCAGCGAGCACGACCCGCGCGCGGCCGGCATCATCCCGTCCACGAAGGGCGCCCTGTGA
- a CDS encoding ABC transporter ATP-binding protein, which translates to MCAVRELVKTYPAVRGGRGRAATPEVRATDGISLDVRRGEIFGLLGPNGAGKSTLVRQLTGLMRPDSGSVEVLGHDLVRHPERASRLIGYLGQESTALDELTVSLAAETTGRLRGLPVREARDARDAVLEELGLTALAGRPLKKLSGGQRRLACFAATLVGERPLLVLDEPTTGMDPVARRAVWSAVDRRRAEHGATVLLVTHNVIEAETVLDRVAVMECGKVIACDTPTGLKERVAGEVRVELVWRERAPLDVPEVAALRASAQESGRRWVLRLGPDEARAAVAAVTGGAAFSSLDDFTLATPSLEDVYLALGGNAARAAGAAGGLVKA; encoded by the coding sequence GTGTGCGCGGTGCGTGAGCTGGTCAAGACCTACCCCGCCGTGCGTGGCGGGCGTGGCCGCGCCGCCACCCCCGAGGTGCGGGCCACCGACGGGATCAGCCTCGACGTCCGACGCGGCGAGATCTTCGGGCTGCTCGGACCCAACGGGGCCGGCAAGTCCACGCTCGTACGCCAGCTCACCGGGCTGATGCGGCCCGACTCCGGCAGCGTCGAGGTGCTGGGGCACGACCTCGTGCGCCATCCCGAGCGGGCCTCCCGGCTCATCGGCTACCTCGGGCAGGAGTCCACCGCGCTCGACGAGCTGACCGTGTCCCTCGCCGCCGAGACCACCGGGCGGCTGCGCGGGCTGCCGGTCCGTGAGGCCCGGGACGCGCGGGACGCCGTACTGGAGGAGCTGGGGCTCACCGCGCTCGCCGGGCGGCCCCTGAAGAAGCTGTCCGGCGGCCAGCGGAGGCTGGCCTGCTTCGCCGCCACACTCGTCGGTGAGCGGCCCCTCCTCGTCCTCGACGAACCGACGACCGGCATGGACCCGGTCGCCCGGCGTGCCGTCTGGTCCGCCGTCGACCGGCGGCGCGCCGAACACGGCGCGACGGTCCTGCTCGTCACCCACAACGTGATCGAGGCCGAGACCGTCCTGGACCGGGTCGCGGTCATGGAGTGCGGCAAGGTCATCGCCTGTGACACCCCCACCGGGCTCAAGGAGCGGGTGGCCGGCGAGGTCCGCGTGGAGCTGGTGTGGCGTGAGCGCGCACCGCTGGACGTCCCGGAGGTGGCGGCGCTCCGCGCGTCGGCGCAGGAGTCGGGGCGCCGCTGGGTGCTGCGGCTCGGCCCGGACGAGGCGCGGGCGGCGGTCGCCGCGGTGACCGGCGGGGCGGCGTTCTCCTCGCTGGACGACTTCACACTGGCCACGCCCAGTCTGGAGGACGTCTATCTGGCGCTCGGCGGCAACGCGGCGCGGGCGGCGGGTGCCGCCGGAGGGCTGGTGAAGGCGTGA
- the ybaK gene encoding Cys-tRNA(Pro) deacylase translates to MAKKPKKQRQPGGTPATVALTASGTAFTLHSYDHDPASPSYGEEAAEALGVPAARVFKTLVADVDGELVVAVVPVAGSLDLKALAAAVGGKRAAMADPAAAERTTGYVRGGISPLGQRKHLRTVLDASADGHATVCVSAGRRGLEVELTPAALTTLTGATLAPIGRL, encoded by the coding sequence GTGGCGAAGAAGCCGAAGAAGCAGCGGCAGCCGGGCGGCACCCCGGCGACGGTCGCGCTGACCGCGTCGGGCACCGCCTTCACGCTCCACTCCTACGACCACGACCCGGCCTCCCCGTCGTACGGCGAGGAGGCGGCCGAGGCACTGGGCGTCCCTGCGGCCCGGGTGTTCAAGACCCTGGTCGCGGACGTGGACGGCGAGCTGGTCGTCGCGGTCGTACCGGTGGCGGGTTCGCTGGACCTGAAGGCCCTGGCGGCCGCGGTGGGCGGCAAGCGGGCCGCGATGGCTGACCCGGCGGCCGCGGAACGCACCACGGGCTACGTCCGGGGCGGCATCTCCCCCCTGGGCCAGCGCAAACACCTGCGCACGGTACTGGACGCCTCGGCGGACGGGCACGCCACGGTCTGCGTCTCGGCGGGCCGCCGCGGCCTGGAGGTCGAACTCACCCCCGCGGCCCTGACCACCCTGACGGGGGCCACCCTGGCCCCGATCGGCCGGCTGTAG